Proteins encoded within one genomic window of Manis pentadactyla isolate mManPen7 chromosome 4, mManPen7.hap1, whole genome shotgun sequence:
- the LOC130683266 gene encoding keratin-associated protein 9-1-like: MRGGTHPTCCGSCSRPTCCQTTCCRTTFCRPTCVATCCQPTCCSAPCCQPSCCGSIGCGQTCWGSSCCQPCRRPTCCQTSCCRTTCCRPTCVASCCQPTCCGSSGWGSSCCQPCCRPTCCQTSCCRTTCCRPTCVTPCCQPSCCGSSGCGQSCCGSSCSQPVCSGPVYCHRTCYQPTCCCLPGCLPQSCGSSCCQPSCC; the protein is encoded by the coding sequence cccacctgctgtgggtcttgcagccgcccaacttgctgtcaaaccacctgctgcaggaccaccttctgccgGCCAACCTgtgtggccacctgctgccagcccacctgctgcagcgctccctgctgccagccctcctgctgtgggtccattggctgtggacagacctgctgggggtccagctgctgccagccttgccgccgcccaacctgctgtcaaaccagctgctgcaggaccacgtgctgccggccgacttgtgtggcctcctgctgccagcccacctgctgtgggtctagtggctgggggtccagctgctgccagccttgctgccgcccaacctgctgtcaaaccagctgctgcaggaccacctgctgccggccgacttgtgtgaccccctgctgccagccctcctgctgtgggtctagtggctgtggacagtcctgctgtggatccagctgcagccagccagtgtgctctggacccgtgtactgccacagaacctgctaccagcccacctgctgctgcctgcctggctgcctgccacagagctgtggatccagctgctgccagccttcctgctgctga